In Candidatus Binatia bacterium, one genomic interval encodes:
- a CDS encoding helix-turn-helix domain-containing protein, with product MPEGEGGASMSQEKFMTTKEVAQYLRVDQYTIYRLVTQKKIPAFKIGNQWRFKRSVLERWLKTKMNIPSAH from the coding sequence ATGCCCGAAGGGGAGGGCGGCGCTTCGATGAGCCAGGAAAAGTTCATGACCACGAAAGAGGTCGCCCAGTATCTCAGGGTGGATCAGTACACCATTTACCGACTGGTCACTCAGAAAAAAATCCCCGCCTTTAAGATCGGCAATCAGTGGCGTTTTAAGCGGAGCGTGCTGGAGCGCTGGCTGAAAACCAAAATGAACA
- a CDS encoding FAD-binding oxidoreductase has product MKISADALRAKLTGELTAGAVEDAPASLAAHGVDGKTPALVCFPSEPEQLSSILRISAEAGAAVVPWGGGTSMRLGNIPRRVDVVIRLERLDKLIEHDDANLTATFQAGMRLASFQEILGQRRQFLPLDPPRPARATVGGIVAANVNGPRRMMYGGVRDLVVGMKMVLATGERIKTGGKVVKNVAGYDLGKLFIGSLGTLGIITEATFRMAPLPETAASFVASGPLDRCAQFAAKLSRSPLLPAAVTILSPGGVDTPGLDFQTPAVAVWVEGFEEAVARHLHDLEALAGRAGVMGQALRAESHQLLWEEIRDFGADDTGVLYRLTVPTGSVPEILAGLSGDAEKEGCYVAHAATGTIYASMKGDAGGMKWFAKLAALAGSRKGHAVIAAAPADLKQGIDVWGPAPASLGLMRDIKRQFDPQDVLNSGRFLAGI; this is encoded by the coding sequence ATGAAGATTTCGGCCGACGCGTTACGCGCCAAATTGACCGGCGAGCTCACCGCCGGCGCCGTGGAAGACGCTCCAGCGTCCCTGGCGGCTCACGGCGTGGACGGCAAAACTCCCGCCCTCGTTTGTTTTCCTTCGGAGCCTGAGCAATTGAGCTCGATCCTTCGCATCTCAGCCGAGGCCGGCGCCGCCGTCGTCCCATGGGGCGGAGGGACATCGATGAGACTGGGAAATATTCCGCGCCGGGTGGATGTCGTGATCAGGCTGGAGAGACTCGACAAGCTGATCGAGCACGACGACGCGAATTTGACCGCGACCTTTCAAGCCGGAATGAGGCTCGCGTCGTTCCAGGAGATTCTGGGACAGCGGCGGCAGTTTTTACCTCTCGATCCGCCCCGCCCGGCGCGCGCGACCGTCGGCGGGATCGTCGCGGCGAACGTCAACGGGCCGCGCCGGATGATGTACGGCGGCGTGCGCGATCTCGTCGTCGGCATGAAGATGGTCCTGGCGACCGGCGAGCGGATCAAGACCGGCGGCAAGGTCGTGAAAAACGTCGCCGGCTACGACCTCGGCAAACTTTTTATCGGCTCGCTGGGGACGCTCGGCATTATCACGGAAGCGACCTTCCGAATGGCGCCGCTCCCCGAGACCGCAGCCTCGTTCGTCGCGTCCGGACCGCTGGATCGCTGCGCGCAATTTGCCGCAAAACTTTCTCGCTCGCCGCTGCTTCCGGCGGCGGTAACGATCCTGAGCCCCGGCGGCGTCGATACTCCTGGTCTCGATTTTCAAACGCCGGCTGTCGCTGTATGGGTCGAAGGGTTCGAGGAAGCCGTCGCCCGGCACCTCCATGATCTGGAAGCCCTAGCGGGCCGCGCCGGGGTCATGGGGCAAGCCCTACGCGCCGAATCGCATCAGCTCCTGTGGGAAGAGATTCGAGATTTTGGCGCCGATGACACCGGCGTTCTTTATCGGCTGACGGTTCCCACCGGGTCGGTGCCGGAGATATTGGCCGGTCTTTCGGGCGATGCCGAAAAGGAAGGTTGCTACGTCGCTCATGCGGCGACCGGAACCATCTATGCGTCGATGAAAGGCGATGCAGGCGGCATGAAATGGTTTGCCAAGCTCGCCGCGCTGGCGGGGAGCCGAAAAGGCCACGCGGTGATCGCCGCCGCCCCCGCCGATCTGAAGCAGGGTATCGATGTCTGGGGGCCGGCGCCGGCAAGCCTGGGCTTAATGCGCGATATTAAACGGCAATTTGACCCCCAAGACGTTCTCAATTCCGGCCGGTTCCTGGCCGGCATTTGA
- a CDS encoding heterodisulfide reductase-related iron-sulfur binding cluster produces MTPTADSLISTPNVTLDIPELYQCVHCGLCLNACPTYRALHIESESPRGRIHLVRAAAEGRIELNERFADHLNLCLMCRACETACPSGVKYGRIAEAARAELGPSGSTLARAAANFAFKSLLPSPARLRLLARLLRLYQQSRLDRVVQKFLPARLREMNAMLPVVPGKFFTPRAELFPAIGEMRARVGMLSGCVMSVLFADINEATLNVLRRNGCEVVLPKSQICCGALNVHNGETTTAKKMARQNIDAFLDAKLDAVVVNAAGCGAAMKEYGHLLGDDPDYAEKAEEFSRLVKDAGEFLVALGAIAPRGRVELTVAYQDPCHLAHGQKVTAQPRALLKSIPGLRVIEMNGSDRCCGSAGIYNLTQPEMSQELLREKMASIAETGAAAVVAPNPGCMLQLRYGTKRYGPPVQVFHLMDLLERAYATDKNSSSR; encoded by the coding sequence GTGACACCGACGGCTGACAGTCTCATTTCAACGCCGAACGTAACGCTCGACATCCCCGAGTTGTACCAGTGCGTTCATTGCGGGCTTTGTCTCAACGCGTGTCCGACTTACCGAGCGCTGCACATCGAGTCGGAATCTCCGCGCGGCCGAATTCACTTGGTCCGCGCCGCCGCCGAAGGCCGCATCGAGCTGAACGAAAGATTCGCCGATCATCTGAATCTCTGTCTCATGTGCCGGGCCTGCGAGACGGCCTGTCCTTCCGGAGTGAAATACGGCCGCATCGCGGAAGCCGCGCGCGCCGAGCTCGGTCCTTCCGGCTCGACGTTGGCACGCGCCGCGGCAAACTTCGCCTTCAAATCGCTGCTCCCCTCTCCGGCTCGGCTTAGGCTGCTCGCCCGGCTTCTCAGGCTTTACCAGCAAAGCCGTCTGGATCGCGTGGTGCAAAAGTTTCTGCCGGCAAGGTTGCGGGAGATGAACGCAATGCTGCCGGTGGTGCCGGGTAAGTTCTTCACGCCGCGCGCCGAACTGTTCCCGGCGATCGGCGAGATGCGGGCGCGCGTCGGCATGCTGAGCGGTTGTGTGATGAGCGTCCTCTTTGCCGATATCAACGAAGCGACTCTCAACGTGCTCAGGCGGAACGGCTGCGAAGTTGTGTTGCCGAAAAGTCAGATCTGCTGCGGCGCGCTCAACGTCCACAACGGCGAGACCACGACGGCGAAGAAGATGGCGCGGCAGAATATCGACGCGTTTCTCGACGCGAAACTGGACGCCGTCGTCGTCAACGCCGCCGGCTGCGGCGCGGCGATGAAAGAGTACGGCCACCTGCTCGGCGACGATCCGGATTATGCGGAAAAAGCCGAGGAGTTCAGCCGGCTCGTGAAAGACGCCGGCGAATTTCTCGTCGCGCTCGGGGCGATAGCGCCTCGCGGCCGGGTTGAGTTGACCGTTGCTTATCAAGACCCTTGCCACCTCGCGCACGGTCAAAAGGTAACAGCCCAACCGCGCGCGCTGCTAAAGTCGATTCCCGGTCTGAGAGTCATTGAGATGAACGGCTCGGATCGCTGCTGCGGCAGCGCGGGCATTTATAACCTCACGCAGCCCGAGATGTCCCAGGAGTTGCTCAGAGAGAAAATGGCATCGATCGCAGAGACCGGCGCCGCGGCGGTCGTCGCGCCGAACCCCGGCTGCATGCTCCAATTACGCTATGGGACCAAGCGCTACGGTCCGCCCGTCCAAGTGTTCCACCTGATGGATCTACTCGAGCGCGCTTACGCGACGGATAAAAACTCTTCCTCGCGATGA
- a CDS encoding FAD-linked oxidase C-terminal domain-containing protein: protein MSRDALIQELRGIVGDRYMLIEKEDVVVYEQDGSIFQVMPEIVVLPANVEQVSEVVRAARKAGVPIVPRGSGTGLAGGAVPAEGGVVLSLARLNRILEIDLENLLAIVEPGVINLDITKAISKEGFFYAPDPSSQAACSVGGNIANNSGGPHTLAYGVTTNHVLGVEVVLDDGEVVWLGGRVPDTPGYDLCGVFVGSEGTMGIVTKAAVRLMRTREAVRTLLAIFDQPARATRTVVDITAAGIIPAALEMMDRLTINAVEKGAPCGYPTDAAAVLLVEIEGVDEHAERAMALVKSICKQNGARDVRLAKDEADRQLLWKGRKGAFGALGLLAPNYYVQDGVVPRGRLPEIMARIADIAARYELLIANVFHAGDGNLHPNILFDLRKPGELDRVIEAGAEILKACIEVGGSITGEHGIGLEKKAYIGLLFNAEDLAAMTRVRQAFDPDGRFNPAKLFPSPASCGEVGIKPGKIPAGLWI from the coding sequence ATGAGCCGCGACGCTCTCATCCAGGAGTTGCGTGGAATCGTGGGCGATCGTTACATGCTCATCGAAAAGGAAGATGTCGTTGTCTACGAGCAGGACGGTTCGATCTTCCAGGTCATGCCGGAGATCGTCGTGCTGCCGGCAAACGTCGAGCAGGTTTCCGAGGTCGTTCGCGCCGCGCGAAAAGCCGGCGTTCCGATAGTCCCGCGCGGCTCCGGCACCGGGCTCGCGGGCGGCGCGGTGCCCGCCGAGGGAGGGGTCGTTCTCTCTCTCGCCCGTCTCAATCGGATTCTCGAGATCGACCTTGAAAATCTTCTTGCGATCGTCGAGCCCGGCGTGATCAATTTGGACATCACCAAAGCGATTTCTAAGGAGGGCTTTTTCTACGCGCCCGATCCGAGCAGCCAGGCGGCCTGCTCGGTCGGCGGCAACATAGCGAACAACTCCGGCGGCCCGCACACGCTCGCCTACGGCGTCACCACGAATCACGTGCTCGGCGTCGAGGTCGTCCTTGACGACGGCGAGGTCGTTTGGCTCGGCGGCAGGGTGCCCGACACACCGGGCTACGATCTCTGCGGTGTTTTTGTCGGCTCCGAAGGGACCATGGGTATCGTCACCAAGGCGGCGGTGCGTCTCATGCGCACGCGCGAAGCGGTGCGCACGCTGCTGGCGATTTTCGACCAACCGGCGCGCGCGACGCGGACCGTCGTCGATATCACCGCCGCGGGAATCATTCCCGCTGCGCTCGAAATGATGGATCGGCTCACGATCAACGCGGTGGAAAAAGGCGCGCCTTGCGGCTATCCGACGGACGCCGCGGCGGTCCTGCTGGTCGAGATTGAGGGCGTCGACGAGCACGCCGAGCGCGCCATGGCGCTCGTCAAATCGATCTGCAAGCAGAACGGCGCGCGCGATGTCCGGCTCGCCAAAGACGAAGCCGATCGCCAGCTTCTATGGAAGGGGCGCAAAGGCGCGTTCGGCGCTCTGGGTCTGCTCGCGCCCAACTATTACGTCCAGGACGGCGTCGTGCCGCGGGGGCGGCTGCCGGAGATCATGGCGCGGATAGCGGACATTGCGGCGCGCTACGAGCTCTTGATCGCCAACGTCTTCCACGCCGGCGACGGGAATTTGCATCCCAATATTCTTTTCGATCTGCGCAAGCCCGGCGAGTTGGATCGGGTCATCGAGGCGGGCGCTGAGATTCTCAAAGCCTGCATCGAAGTCGGCGGCAGCATCACCGGCGAGCACGGCATCGGCCTGGAGAAGAAGGCGTACATCGGACTGCTGTTCAACGCGGAAGATCTGGCGGCGATGACCCGCGTCAGGCAGGCGTTCGATCCGGACGGCCGCTTCAATCCGGCGAAACTGTTCCCGTCGCCGGCGAGTTGCGGCGAGGTCGGCATCAAGCCCGGAAAGATTCCGGCGGGACTATGGATCTAA
- a CDS encoding tetratricopeptide repeat protein, with translation MTEEILTRLSKIREFKVASRSTVFRYKGKGIDPRDVGRELGVGSVLEGSVRKLGTRLRITAQLINAVDGFHLWSEAYDRNLDDLFTIQDEVSESIAQALRINLTEAEKAQLSAVPTRSIEAYDYYSRGRHLFYQYTREGHRGAIEMYLKALELDPNYALAYAGLSVCYGLLIIRGWDESPIWLGKAEEAALKALGIDQRLSEAHFALGYVYEMKEDWDKEEGAMRRALLLNPSHAHGHDSLADVYYHRDQLDEAIAEYQTALRLDPFHPRAAIQLAATYEKSGRYRAAIAQLQRTSELLPDFDWTWIYLGDLHHSRGNHEQALQAYQRALAIDPSNIDAKVGLGLTYAGMKRFEEGEQVANELLASSSKPQEENADYLFLVAMLDRARGDPEKAIAFLEKAMSVARRRYHRVYMGALAETYAFVGDKDNAIAYYRKALESERCSSPYMIQFHYRLGLLYEEKNDFRAAAEAYERFLHFWKGADPDIPILADAKGRLAALGTQ, from the coding sequence ATGACCGAGGAGATCCTAACTCGTCTCTCCAAAATCCGGGAGTTCAAAGTCGCCTCCCGCAGCACTGTTTTCCGCTACAAAGGAAAGGGTATTGACCCGCGGGATGTAGGGCGGGAGTTAGGAGTCGGGTCCGTTCTTGAGGGCAGCGTGCGCAAGCTCGGCACTCGCCTCCGCATCACGGCCCAGCTCATCAACGCCGTGGACGGCTTTCACCTCTGGTCGGAAGCGTATGATCGCAACTTAGATGACCTCTTCACGATCCAAGACGAGGTCTCCGAGAGCATTGCACAGGCTCTCAGGATCAACCTCACAGAGGCGGAGAAGGCCCAGCTCTCGGCCGTTCCCACTCGGAGCATCGAGGCCTACGATTACTATTCGCGCGGCAGGCATCTTTTCTATCAGTACACAAGAGAAGGACACCGAGGTGCCATCGAGATGTATCTTAAAGCCCTGGAGCTGGACCCGAATTATGCCCTGGCTTACGCCGGCCTTTCCGTCTGCTATGGGCTTCTCATCATTAGAGGCTGGGACGAGAGCCCCATTTGGCTCGGCAAAGCCGAGGAAGCAGCGCTCAAAGCATTGGGTATCGACCAACGCCTGTCGGAGGCTCATTTTGCCCTTGGTTACGTTTACGAAATGAAGGAGGATTGGGATAAGGAGGAGGGCGCCATGAGACGAGCCCTCCTTTTGAATCCTAGTCACGCCCATGGCCATGACAGCCTCGCGGATGTTTACTATCACCGTGATCAACTCGATGAAGCCATCGCCGAATATCAAACAGCCTTGCGTCTCGATCCCTTCCACCCAAGGGCTGCCATTCAACTGGCGGCCACTTACGAAAAGTCGGGTCGGTATCGCGCGGCGATCGCTCAGCTACAACGAACTTCCGAGCTCCTTCCGGACTTCGATTGGACCTGGATTTACCTCGGGGATCTGCATCATTCGAGGGGTAACCATGAGCAGGCCCTGCAAGCATACCAGCGCGCCCTCGCGATCGATCCCTCCAATATCGACGCGAAGGTAGGGCTCGGCCTGACCTATGCCGGCATGAAACGGTTTGAGGAAGGTGAGCAGGTCGCCAACGAGCTGCTCGCGTCGAGCAGCAAACCTCAGGAGGAGAATGCCGACTACTTATTTTTAGTTGCAATGCTCGACCGCGCCCGGGGAGATCCTGAGAAGGCTATTGCCTTTCTGGAAAAGGCCATGTCTGTTGCACGCAGGAGATACCACCGCGTCTACATGGGGGCTCTTGCCGAGACCTATGCTTTCGTGGGGGATAAGGACAATGCGATCGCATATTATCGTAAGGCGCTGGAGTCCGAGAGGTGCTCCTCGCCCTACATGATCCAGTTTCACTACCGTCTCGGCTTGCTGTACGAGGAGAAAAACGACTTCCGTGCCGCCGCCGAAGCTTATGAGCGCTTTCTTCACTTTTGGAAGGGTGCAGATCCGGATATCCCCATACTGGCCGACGCCAAGGGGCGTCTCGCCGCCCTTGGGACCCAATGA
- a CDS encoding TRAP transporter small permease subunit yields MNAKGVIHTIDEISYWSGKASAWLIVTLTFVVSVEVFKRYILNAPTAWIFDFNNMLYGTLFMMCGAYTLALGGHVRADFVYIYLKPRGQAALDLALYLLFFIPGILGLIYAGYGYAADSWRIAEHSTITSEGPPVYHFKSVIPIAGALVMLQGLGEIVRCIECLRTGAWPARLEDVEEIDVIDTQLSHSEYVDEESRRAAMETAHAIDEAARHRSVMEEGVIHERAIKEDEQKKS; encoded by the coding sequence ATGAACGCCAAAGGAGTCATCCACACGATCGACGAGATCAGCTACTGGTCGGGCAAGGCCTCCGCATGGCTGATTGTAACGCTGACCTTTGTGGTCTCCGTCGAGGTCTTCAAGCGCTACATCCTGAACGCGCCGACCGCCTGGATCTTCGACTTCAACAATATGCTCTACGGCACGCTCTTCATGATGTGCGGCGCTTATACGCTGGCGCTCGGCGGCCACGTGCGCGCCGACTTCGTCTACATCTACCTGAAACCGCGCGGCCAGGCGGCGCTCGATCTGGCGCTGTACCTCTTGTTCTTCATCCCGGGCATCCTGGGCCTCATCTACGCCGGGTACGGCTACGCCGCCGACTCCTGGCGCATCGCGGAGCACTCGACCATAACCTCCGAGGGGCCGCCCGTTTACCACTTCAAATCAGTCATCCCGATCGCCGGCGCCCTGGTGATGCTCCAGGGACTGGGCGAGATCGTGCGCTGCATCGAGTGCCTACGCACCGGCGCGTGGCCGGCGCGGCTGGAAGACGTCGAAGAGATCGACGTAATCGATACCCAACTCTCGCACAGCGAATACGTCGACGAAGAGTCGCGCCGCGCCGCGATGGAGACGGCGCATGCGATCGACGAGGCCGCGCGCCACCGCAGCGTCATGGAGGAAGGCGTGATCCACGAGAGAGCGATCAAGGAGGACGAGCAGAAAAAGTCATGA
- a CDS encoding TRAP transporter large permease subunit: MSDPALGLTMLGLIVIAIMMGFPTAFTLMGLGMIFGYLAFWVPGGHWYDNRIFDLIVQRAYGVMTNDTLLSVPLFVFMGYIMERAALVDRMFHSVQLAFRRVPASLAVTTLLVCAFWGIASGIVGAVVVLMGVIAMRPMLNAGYDVRLASGAITAGGTLGILIPPSVMLIVYAAVAGQSIVKLYAAAMFPGFFLTFLYLIYILGWAMIDPKIAPKLPPDQYRIAAPEWLKRLERGRSRRVFGGLLAAFVRPGLLRGATTPDGRPVGYGLIVTNVLALMVPLALTVGTFAATWWYVVIYNAPAAQSVALSEPKATGITTPPTVAPAPAGSETPQDASTSSAQGLGSGEEKPQELGEAETIVAKPEGTPRAEGAPPEEMTSLGESRAQSGGSKVPAHFYQWFWGLAAFSALLLGTYYWRMDGEQFEILKELTASVVPLGVLTVVVLAVILFGICTATESAAVGALGALYLAVMAKYQRQVWWWSLVGAIIGVGLGWWEGEDFASLIVSGSLGGTFLGTVVPGLINLRTSPELRVNMKQATFLTAKTTAMVCWLFIGSALFSSVFALHGGQGLIERWVLSMNLSPLGFQFVAQLIIFLLGWPLEWTEIIVIFCPIFIPLLGHFQIDPILFGTMVAVNLQAAFLSPPVAMSAFYLKGVAPKHVTLNQIFAGMMPYMIIVCICLVFMYIWPGMTLWLPEFLYGG, translated from the coding sequence ATGAGCGATCCGGCACTCGGCTTGACCATGCTTGGGCTCATCGTGATCGCGATCATGATGGGCTTTCCGACCGCCTTCACGCTCATGGGGCTGGGAATGATCTTCGGCTACCTCGCGTTCTGGGTCCCGGGCGGGCACTGGTACGACAACCGCATTTTCGACTTGATCGTGCAGCGGGCATACGGGGTCATGACCAACGACACATTGTTGTCGGTGCCGCTGTTCGTCTTCATGGGCTACATCATGGAGCGGGCTGCGCTGGTGGACCGCATGTTTCATAGCGTGCAGCTTGCATTTCGCCGCGTGCCCGCTTCGCTTGCGGTCACCACGCTTCTGGTTTGCGCCTTCTGGGGCATCGCCTCCGGCATCGTCGGCGCCGTCGTCGTCCTCATGGGCGTCATCGCGATGCGGCCGATGTTGAATGCGGGCTATGACGTCCGGCTCGCTTCCGGCGCGATCACGGCGGGCGGCACGCTCGGCATTCTTATTCCGCCTTCGGTCATGCTGATCGTCTATGCGGCGGTGGCCGGGCAGTCGATCGTGAAGCTTTATGCCGCAGCGATGTTCCCCGGCTTTTTTCTCACGTTCCTGTATCTAATCTATATCCTCGGCTGGGCAATGATCGATCCCAAGATCGCTCCCAAGCTGCCGCCGGACCAGTATCGCATTGCGGCCCCGGAGTGGCTCAAGCGGCTCGAACGCGGCCGGTCGCGTCGCGTATTCGGCGGCTTGCTTGCCGCGTTCGTCCGGCCCGGACTATTGAGAGGCGCGACAACACCGGACGGCCGCCCGGTCGGCTACGGTCTTATTGTCACTAACGTGCTCGCCCTCATGGTGCCCTTAGCGCTCACCGTGGGCACGTTCGCCGCAACCTGGTGGTACGTCGTGATCTATAACGCGCCGGCGGCGCAAAGCGTGGCTCTCTCGGAGCCGAAGGCTACGGGTATCACGACGCCGCCAACGGTGGCGCCCGCTCCAGCCGGCTCGGAGACGCCGCAAGATGCTTCGACGAGCTCAGCACAGGGCCTGGGTTCGGGGGAGGAAAAACCGCAGGAACTCGGCGAGGCGGAAACGATCGTGGCGAAGCCCGAGGGGACGCCGCGAGCAGAAGGCGCGCCGCCTGAAGAGATGACGTCCCTCGGAGAATCGAGGGCTCAATCGGGCGGAAGCAAAGTCCCGGCGCATTTCTACCAGTGGTTTTGGGGACTGGCCGCATTCTCCGCGCTTTTACTCGGGACCTACTATTGGCGCATGGACGGCGAGCAGTTCGAGATCTTGAAGGAGCTCACCGCCTCGGTCGTGCCGCTCGGCGTGCTTACCGTGGTCGTGCTCGCGGTCATCCTGTTCGGCATCTGCACCGCAACCGAGTCGGCGGCGGTCGGAGCTCTCGGCGCGCTCTATCTCGCAGTGATGGCCAAGTACCAGCGTCAGGTCTGGTGGTGGAGTTTAGTCGGAGCGATCATAGGCGTGGGGCTCGGATGGTGGGAGGGCGAGGACTTCGCTTCGCTGATCGTATCGGGTTCCCTGGGCGGAACCTTTTTGGGCACTGTCGTGCCCGGCCTGATAAACCTCAGAACCTCGCCGGAGCTTCGCGTAAACATGAAACAAGCTACGTTTCTCACGGCGAAGACCACCGCCATGGTCTGCTGGCTGTTTATCGGCTCGGCGCTTTTTTCCTCCGTGTTCGCGCTGCACGGCGGCCAGGGTCTGATCGAACGCTGGGTGCTCAGCATGAATCTCTCGCCGCTCGGCTTTCAGTTCGTGGCGCAGTTGATTATTTTCCTGCTTGGCTGGCCGCTCGAATGGACCGAGATCATCGTGATCTTCTGTCCGATCTTCATCCCGTTGCTCGGCCATTTTCAAATCGACCCGATCCTCTTCGGCACGATGGTCGCGGTGAATCTCCAAGCGGCGTTCCTGTCGCCGCCGGTGGCGATGTCGGCGTTCTACTTGAAGGGCGTCGCGCCGAAGCATGTCACGCTCAATCAAATCTTCGCCGGCATGATGCCGTACATGATCATCGTCTGCATCTGCCTCGTCTTCATGTACATCTGGCCGGGGATGACCCTCTGGCTCCCTGAATTCTTATATGGAGGGTAG
- a CDS encoding amidase, whose protein sequence is MELKNLHSLSASEAARLIRDGIITSEQLVAACLAHVREVDEQVQAWTFLDPDYALAQARAADELRLSGQPIGPLHGVPVGVKDIFDTADMPTENGSVLHAGRTPSRDATVVSLLRAAGAVIMGKTVTTEFAYFAPGKTRNPHNPEHTPGGSSSGSAAAVATEMVPLAFGSQTNGSTIRPAAFCGVVGFKPTYGMISRHGVLMLSRTLDQVGLFARTIEDIALLAAEITGYDERDPDTRPRARTPFVAVAAEEPPLPPMFAFVKTPYWERADQETKEGFAELTETLGDRVEEIELFPSAAEAWEWHRIIMEAEMAVNLEREYEKGRDRLSEPLRALIERGKEVRAVDYQRALTRIAPIHESFVELFEQRYDAILTPAAPGPAPKGLASTGDPSFCTLWTLCGMPAISLPLLEAANGLPIGVQLVGPRNGDARLLRTSRWLAARVASPDR, encoded by the coding sequence ATGGAACTCAAGAATCTACACTCGCTCTCGGCGTCAGAGGCGGCGCGGTTGATACGCGACGGCATCATTACCTCGGAGCAGCTCGTCGCGGCGTGTCTCGCGCACGTGCGCGAAGTGGACGAACAGGTGCAGGCCTGGACGTTTCTCGATCCGGACTACGCGCTCGCGCAAGCGCGCGCGGCGGATGAATTGCGCCTCTCCGGGCAGCCGATCGGGCCGTTGCACGGCGTGCCCGTCGGCGTCAAAGATATTTTCGACACCGCCGACATGCCAACCGAGAACGGCTCGGTGTTGCACGCGGGCCGCACGCCGTCGCGCGACGCCACAGTCGTCTCGCTGCTGCGCGCGGCGGGCGCGGTGATTATGGGCAAGACCGTGACGACGGAGTTCGCTTATTTCGCGCCGGGAAAGACGCGCAACCCGCACAACCCCGAGCACACGCCGGGCGGTTCTTCCAGCGGCTCGGCCGCGGCGGTCGCCACCGAGATGGTTCCGCTCGCGTTCGGCAGCCAGACGAACGGCTCGACGATTCGCCCTGCGGCGTTTTGCGGCGTCGTCGGCTTCAAGCCGACCTACGGAATGATTTCGCGCCACGGCGTGCTCATGCTCTCGCGAACGCTGGATCAGGTCGGCCTTTTCGCGCGGACGATTGAAGACATTGCCCTGCTCGCGGCAGAGATCACCGGCTACGACGAGCGCGATCCCGACACCCGCCCGCGAGCGCGCACGCCGTTCGTCGCAGTCGCGGCGGAAGAGCCGCCGCTGCCGCCGATGTTCGCGTTCGTGAAGACACCCTACTGGGAGCGCGCCGATCAAGAAACGAAGGAAGGATTCGCCGAGCTGACCGAGACTCTCGGCGACCGCGTCGAGGAGATCGAATTGTTTCCGTCGGCAGCCGAGGCGTGGGAGTGGCATCGCATCATCATGGAAGCCGAGATGGCGGTGAATCTGGAGCGGGAATACGAAAAAGGACGGGACCGCTTGTCGGAACCCCTGCGGGCGCTGATCGAGCGCGGCAAAGAAGTCCGCGCGGTTGACTATCAGCGCGCGCTCACCCGGATCGCGCCGATTCACGAAAGTTTCGTCGAGCTTTTCGAGCAGCGTTACGACGCGATCCTCACGCCCGCCGCTCCCGGTCCCGCGCCGAAAGGTCTCGCTTCGACCGGCGATCCTTCGTTCTGCACGCTCTGGACGCTCTGCGGCATGCCGGCTATAAGCCTCCCGCTCTTGGAAGCAGCAAACGGTTTGCCGATCGGAGTCCAGCTCGTCGGCCCGCGAAACGGCGACGCACGACTCTTGCGCACCTCCCGCTGGCTCGCCGCCCGTGTCGCCTCGCCGGACCGATAA